A segment of the Halococcus saccharolyticus DSM 5350 genome:
GCCCGTCACCGTGGCGGCAGTCGATTTCTCCGGCACAGCCGAAACAAAGATCGATCAAGTCGGGGAGTCGCTCGCGCTCGAAGAATGCATCGAGCAGAACCCCGATGGATCGGACGTCCGGGTGATCCGATGAACGCCGCCGAGTTCGAACCCGACATCGTGGTCGACGCTCGGGACTGTATCCTCGGGCGGGTCGCGAGCCAGGTCGCAGAACGCGCCCTCGACGGCGAGCGCGTCGCCGTGGTCAACGCCGAGGAGGCGGTCATCACGGGCGGCACCGACGACGTGATGGGCGTCTTCGAGGACCGCGCCGAGCTCGGCTCGGACAGCGGGCCGTACTACCCGAAACGCCCCGACCGGATCATGAAGCGCTCGATCCGCGGGATGATCCCGTACAAGCGCCCGCGCGGGCGCGAGGCGTTTGAGCGCCTCCGGGTCTACGTCGGCGATCCCTTCGAGGACGACGCGGCGGTTCTCGACGGGACCTCGCTGGATCGGCTGTCGAACACCAAGTTCGTCCAACTGGGCGACGTGAGCGAAAACCTCGGAGCCAACGTCACATGGTAACGAACACCTCAGGCAAGAAGAAGACCGCGATCGCCCGCGCCACCGTCTCGGAGGGTGAGGGTCGCGTTCGCATCAACGCGAAACCAGTCGAACTGATCGAGCCCGAGCTGGCACGGCTGAAGATGCTCGAACCGTTCCGCATCGCCGAGGAACGCCGCGAGAGCGTCGACATCGAGGTCGACGTGAGCGGCGGTGGCACCGTCGGGCAGGCCGACGCAGTCCGAACCGCGATCGCACGCGGGCTGGTCGAGCACGCGAACGACGCCGAACTCCGCGACGCGTACATGGAGTTCGACCGGTCGCTGCTCGTGAACGACGTCCGTCAGTCCGAATCCAAGAAATGGGGCGGCCCGGGCGCACGGGCACGCTACCAGAAGTCCTACCGCTAACATGATCGGGACACCAGCCTCGGGAGGACGACTGCCATGATGGTCCCCGTGCGGTGTTTCACCTGCGGGAAGGTCGTCGGCGAGCACTGGGAACCGTTCGAAGCCCGGGTCGAGGACGGCGAGGACCCGGCCGACGTGCTCGACGACCTCGGCGTGGACCGGCACTGCTGTCGCCGGATGTTGGTGTCGCACTCGGACCTCGTCGACATCGTGGCCCCCTATCAGTGATGGCTCAGCGCTACAATCGGTACGAGAAGGCGCGGATCATCGGCGCGCGAGCGCTCCAGATCGCGTACGGCGCGCCCGTGCTGGTCGGGACGGATAGTACCGA
Coding sequences within it:
- a CDS encoding 50S ribosomal protein L13, yielding MNAAEFEPDIVVDARDCILGRVASQVAERALDGERVAVVNAEEAVITGGTDDVMGVFEDRAELGSDSGPYYPKRPDRIMKRSIRGMIPYKRPRGREAFERLRVYVGDPFEDDAAVLDGTSLDRLSNTKFVQLGDVSENLGANVTW
- a CDS encoding 30S ribosomal protein S9, with translation MVTNTSGKKKTAIARATVSEGEGRVRINAKPVELIEPELARLKMLEPFRIAEERRESVDIEVDVSGGGTVGQADAVRTAIARGLVEHANDAELRDAYMEFDRSLLVNDVRQSESKKWGGPGARARYQKSYR
- a CDS encoding DNA-directed RNA polymerase subunit N, yielding MMVPVRCFTCGKVVGEHWEPFEARVEDGEDPADVLDDLGVDRHCCRRMLVSHSDLVDIVAPYQ
- a CDS encoding DNA-directed RNA polymerase subunit K; protein product: MAQRYNRYEKARIIGARALQIAYGAPVLVGTDSTEPILIAAEEYDAGVLPFTVNRGQQ